Genomic window (Arcobacter aquimarinus):
TAATAAAGGAGCAATTCTTCCAACTATTGATAAATCTGTAGATGAAGCTCCACTTGGAGATACTTTATTTTCAATATTTAAAACTGTATTTCTTGAAGAACCATCTATATAACCTGTGTAATTCTTCATTTTCTCATACCAGTATTTTGAATATAATTCTTCATCAAAACTATCTTTATCTTTCAAAAATTCATATAACCAAAGAGTTTGATCTCCATAATGAGTAAAATCACCCTCTTTTTTACCTTTATGCCAAATAGCCCTAGGAGCATTTAGTTTTTGCCAATCAAAATCTTTTTCTAAAAGTGCTAATTCATCATAAATCCAATGCATTCCTAAACAATAAGAATCTACAATCAACGAACTAAATACTAAATCTTTTATTTTTTCTTCAAACATTTTTTTTCCTTTATTTAACCCAGTTTTTATAGTTCGTAAAAGCTGGAAATTGATGCCTAAATTCATCTTTATCAAAAGAGTAACAATAAGAATCCATATAAGCTAACAAAATCTCATAGTTTTTTTTCAATTCAATAAATTTTTCATCACTACCCTCTGGCATATCAGGATGATATTTTTTTGACAATTTTAGATACTTTTTTTTCAAATCTTTTTTTGAAACTCTTGTCAATATCCCAAACATATCAACAGCTTTTTCAAATTCACTATAATCCATATAAATCCTTTAAAATTCTTTAGTATTGTACACAAAAAGTTTTAAATAACATTTGGATTTGTTTTAAGAATGATAAAATAAGTATATAAAACTATTAGTAGAATTTTTTATAAAAAGATTTTAAACAAATAGAGGTTACTTTGTATAAAGTAAAAATACAAGAAGAAATAAAAGGGAAAAATTCCCTTTTATTTCATAAGTGGATCCATTAAACCTAAACCGTAGATTCCAACAACTCCAATAATTCCAACTATAATACAATAATAAATTGTAGGTATAATCGTTTTTCTTAAAGTCTCTCCTTCTTGGTCAAGTAATCCAACAGTAGCACTAGCTGCAACCACATTGTGAATTGCTATCATATTTCCAGCTGCTGCTCCAACTGCTTGAAGTGCAACCATAAATGCTGTAGAAATTCCCAAAGCATCAGCCACACCAAATTGGAACTGTGCAAGCATCATATTAGAAACAGTATTACTCCCAGCAATAAATGCTCCTAAAGCTCCAATCATTGGGGCAAAAAATGGATATACATCTCCAACACTATGAGCAATAAAATTTGCCATAGCTATTGGCATAGAGTCAAATCCAGATTCATTTACACCTGAATTTATTAAAACTCTAACAAGTGGAATAGTAAATATAAGTACAAACCCAGCACCTATCATAACTTTTGAAGACTCACTAAAAGCTTCTTTTAACTCTTTAAATTCCATTTTATGTATAAAGTAAGTTATTAAAACAACCACTACTAAAATTCCACCTGGTAAATATAAAGGACTCATAGAGAAATTTAATCCCTCTCCTAAAATATTTTTGTATGAAAAACTTAAAGATGAAACAAAAGCTTTAACTTCAGGGCTAACTCTTGTAATTACTAAAATAATAGCAACTAAAATATATGGAATCCAAGCTTTAGTTAAAGACATAGGAATTTTAGATGTTATTGCATCAAATTTCATCTCAAATTTAGAAACCCAAATAACTGGCCATTTTTCTCTTGGAGCAAAATCCCAAATCTTTTTTGGAACTAAAAAACCTTTTTTAGCAGCAAAAATAACTATAGGAAGTCCAACTAATGCACCAATTAAAGATGGAAATTCAGCGCCTAAGAAAATTCCTGTTAAAGCGTAAGGAATAGTAAATGCAAGACCTGCAAAAATTGCAAAAGGCAAAATTGATAACCCTTCTGTCCAAGATTTGTTTTCTCCAAAGAATCTAGTAAGCATTACAATCATAAATAGTGGAATCATAGTTCCAGCAATCGCATGAGTAATAGCAACTTGTGAAGTAATAACTTGTAAGTAAACATCCCAAGATGAACCAGCTGCTTCTAATTGAGCACTAATTGTTTGAGTATCTAAACCTTTATTTACTCCAATTAAAATAGGTGTTCCAACTGCTCCAAAAGATACAGGTGTACTTTGAATCATCATACCAGCCATAACAGCAGCCATTGCTGGAAATCCAATAGCTACAAGTAATGGTGCAGCAATAGCAGCAGGTGTACCAAATCCAGAAGCACCTTCAATAAATGAACCAAATAACCAAGCGATGATAATTACTTGAATTCTTCTATCAGGACTTATATTATTAAATCCTTCTCTAATTACAACAATTGCACCTGAATGTTTTAATGTATTTAAAAGCAAAATTGCTCCAAAAATAATCCATAAAACAGAGATTGTAATCAAAATCCCCTCAATTGTAGATGCAAGAACTCTTGAAAAAGATACTTCCCAAACTATAAAAGCTATAGCAGTTGTTGCTATATAAACCAAAGGCATTGCTTTTTTAGCTGATACTCTAAGCCCTACAAGTAAAATACCTGCAAAGATTATTGGTAAAGCTGCAAAAAAAGCTTGTAAACCTAAACTCATACTCTCCTCCTTATATAATTGTAAGAGAAGAATAGTTTTCATATATGATATTTTTATGATAAAAAATTCTAAACAATAAAATAGTTTAGATTTATATAAGAAATTGATAATTTTTGTAACAAAATAGTTTAATCTTATAGGATTAATTTACTTATAGTAAAAAGGATTATATAATACGCAACTATTTAAAAAGGGTATTTTTATGTACAACAACACCGTTATTTATATTTTTAATAGATTAGTTAGACTTGCTATTTTATTTTTTATTTTATATTTAATCTTTACCAATTTTGGAACTTTTTTGATGATTTTGGGAGTATTTTTTGTAATTATTGCTTTTTTAGTTTATAACTTTAGAAAAAAGATGAGAGAAACTAGTTATAGATTTAGATTTGATAGTACAAATTTTCAAAATGGACAAAATTTTAATTTTAATGATTTTAGAAATTTTAATCAATCAGATTTTCAAGGTTTTGCAAATGCTCCTAGATTTGATGAAGTTGCAAAAGCAAAAGAATTTTTTGGATTTACTTCAACTCCTTCAAAAGAAGAGATAAAGAAAAGATATAAAGAGTTAGCAAAAAAATACCATCCAGATATAAACGATGGTAATGATGAAAAAATGAAAGAGTTAAATCATTACAGAGATATTTTGATGAAAACTGTAGAGTGAATTTAAAATTCACTCTCTCTTATTAAAACTGAAGCTACTTTTTTAAATATTTTAGAAAAAATCGAAGCTGTCTCTCCACTTGTTACTAAAACCCCTTGTTTTCTTGTCGTTAAGTTTAAATTTTCTTCTTCAAGATTTACCAAAATTTTATAATAAGCTTGTTCTGTTTTTATTTGCTTATTTAAATCTTGTCTTGTAGCAATATCTCCACCAAAATCAGAAGATAATTCAGGAAACTCTAAATATGGTATAGAAACCTTTGAAATAGTTGTGATTTTTGTATTTATATCTTTTACATCACCTGAACTAAAAATAAATTTTGCTTCACTATTTTGTTTTAATAATTTAAAATCATTTTCATTACAAAAACCAACAATTTTATAATTCAAATTATCATACAAAACAAATACAGGCTCTTTTTTACTAATCCATTGATTTTGTTTAAAGCTATTTGTAAAATAGATTTTTCCATCAAAAGAGGCTCTTACTTCAAATTTTTCTTTTACTTTTTGTAATCCTTCTAGTTCATTCTCTTTTTTTAATAAATTTTCTTCTAAAACAAATCTTCTATTTAAATTCTCTTTAAATCCTGCTTGTTTATTTATCTCTAGTTTTATTTGTTCTAACTCTTTTAAAACCTGCTCTATTTTATGCTCAACCATAGGAGATTTTATTTTTAAGAGTAAATCATCTTTTTTTACAATTTGAGCATTTGAAAAATAAATCTTTTCTATATAAGCATCTTCTGCTGGATAAAACTCAAAATAGTTTTGTGTTTCGATAATCGCTGGCATTTTAATACTACTATTCCAAGGTATAAAAATAAGCAATAAAAATACGAATATAAAAGTTAAAGAACTAATATTTCTTTTATTTAAACTTACATTTTCCCTCTTGCTCCACCAAATTTTCAACTCTTTATAAACAGGAAGTAAAATAAACCAAATAATCTCTACTAAAAATAGAATAATTCCTAAAACTTTAAAAGCAAAATAGTAAACTAATAAAGCAATTCCAAGAAATAAGAAAAATCTATAAATCCAAGTTAATATTGCATAAATAATGAAAAAATTTTCTTTTTTCT
Coding sequences:
- a CDS encoding DnaJ domain-containing protein → MDYSEFEKAVDMFGILTRVSKKDLKKKYLKLSKKYHPDMPEGSDEKFIELKKNYEILLAYMDSYCYSFDKDEFRHQFPAFTNYKNWVK
- a CDS encoding L-lactate permease; its protein translation is MSLGLQAFFAALPIIFAGILLVGLRVSAKKAMPLVYIATTAIAFIVWEVSFSRVLASTIEGILITISVLWIIFGAILLLNTLKHSGAIVVIREGFNNISPDRRIQVIIIAWLFGSFIEGASGFGTPAAIAAPLLVAIGFPAMAAVMAGMMIQSTPVSFGAVGTPILIGVNKGLDTQTISAQLEAAGSSWDVYLQVITSQVAITHAIAGTMIPLFMIVMLTRFFGENKSWTEGLSILPFAIFAGLAFTIPYALTGIFLGAEFPSLIGALVGLPIVIFAAKKGFLVPKKIWDFAPREKWPVIWVSKFEMKFDAITSKIPMSLTKAWIPYILVAIILVITRVSPEVKAFVSSLSFSYKNILGEGLNFSMSPLYLPGGILVVVVLITYFIHKMEFKELKEAFSESSKVMIGAGFVLIFTIPLVRVLINSGVNESGFDSMPIAMANFIAHSVGDVYPFFAPMIGALGAFIAGSNTVSNMMLAQFQFGVADALGISTAFMVALQAVGAAAGNMIAIHNVVAASATVGLLDQEGETLRKTIIPTIYYCIIVGIIGVVGIYGLGLMDPLMK
- a CDS encoding J domain-containing protein, with protein sequence MYNNTVIYIFNRLVRLAILFFILYLIFTNFGTFLMILGVFFVIIAFLVYNFRKKMRETSYRFRFDSTNFQNGQNFNFNDFRNFNQSDFQGFANAPRFDEVAKAKEFFGFTSTPSKEEIKKRYKELAKKYHPDINDGNDEKMKELNHYRDILMKTVE
- a CDS encoding site-2 protease family protein; the encoded protein is MFAQEQKIILPKIRDDLKLLETSVAEDGSKRWLLFDPIQNKYFNIGIDAFDLISNWQSDIELEEFIKILEQKDYEIDTESLQTFVDFLINNNLIVCEDLKYTSRMKNIQKQSKQNIFKWLIHNYLFIRIPLVKPDYWLEKNKKKVDFLYSNLWQNIVLFLGFIGIIFVLRDWENFISTFMYLFSKEGFFYYFLSLVFVKSLHELGHAFTAKRLGCKVPTMGVAFLVLFPVLYTDTTNAWKLKSKYQRLKIVVAGIKVELYLALIATFLWSFAPEGIFKSILFIIATTSWISSLLINISPFLRFDGYYALSDMTDSKNLQPRSFAMARWFIRKNILGLNEQKPEFLTKKKENFFIIYAILTWIYRFFLFLGIALLVYYFAFKVLGIILFLVEIIWFILLPVYKELKIWWSKRENVSLNKRNISSLTFIFVFLLLIFIPWNSSIKMPAIIETQNYFEFYPAEDAYIEKIYFSNAQIVKKDDLLLKIKSPMVEHKIEQVLKELEQIKLEINKQAGFKENLNRRFVLEENLLKKENELEGLQKVKEKFEVRASFDGKIYFTNSFKQNQWISKKEPVFVLYDNLNYKIVGFCNENDFKLLKQNSEAKFIFSSGDVKDINTKITTISKVSIPYLEFPELSSDFGGDIATRQDLNKQIKTEQAYYKILVNLEEENLNLTTRKQGVLVTSGETASIFSKIFKKVASVLIRESEF